The DNA segment GAGCATTTGAGAAAACATAAAAAATAGACCTTCGGAATAAATTAAATAGTGCTAATTTTGCTCTTTCTCTTTCAGTATCTGTAAGTGTTCGTTTTAATTTTTTTTCCAAATAGATATATCTTTTTTCGAAAAATTCCGGTTGCAATCCAATGACACCCAGAAGGCTGCAACCAGCTTTAGATAAACTGGCTGTAAGAATATCTGCTTTTGCTTGTAGATTTCTATTTATTGTCAGATCAGAAGTGGCCGTGCCGAATAATGAATGTGATTCATCTAATACAAGGGCACAATCATGTTTTTTCGCTATCTCTGCGATTTCCGGTTTCAGCAAATCCCCGTATACACTGAAAAGGCCTTCAGTAAATACGATGCCGGGGCCATGTTTTTTTATTTGTTCATTCAAATGATCATAATCATTGTGATTAAAAGAATAGAATCCAACTGATTCTAAAATCCTGAGTAAAGGTTTTTGAATAATTCTACAGATGTCCTCTTCAGAGGTGTTTGATTTCTCTAAAGCGTTTAAAGCATTTTCAACATCGACTTTCAAATATTTGTCCAGAAGCATCCGGCCTCTTGCCATATTAAACCCCCCACGCGTTGACGCATGAGAATGTTTGTCAAAATATACCGGAATATTTTTATGTGCCAACATGTCAGTAGCAATTAAATTGGCTTCGGTGCCGGATTTCACCAGCATTATAGACTCCGAACCCAATATTTGCTTTAAAGAATCCTTTACTGACCCTCCCTGGCGATCCTGAAACAGGGCTGAGGATACATGTACTTCTTTTGGAACTTGAGATATTTTCGCCTCAAGCGCTTCGGAAAGTTTTTGAATACTCAAGTAATCATTAGACCGCGTGTCAATGATTGGCTTGCCATGCGCTGACTCCCATTTAGCAATATCAAGATCATTGTATCCTAATAGAGCATATTGCATTTCACCATATTTCACATATTGTTTTTCTTGCATCCATGAAAGATCAATTAGTTTGTCTATTTCATCAAATAATCTATTATTCATAGCAAAATACAATTAAATGAGTTAAAATTCTAAATTTATAAATCCGGTTATCTGTTTGACTCCAGTGGGAATTGTATCGGGATCGAAATCGCTATCGCTATCGGGATCGAAACATTTCGATTTCGATAGCGATCCCGATAGCGATTTCGATAAACCATTCCCATCATTTTTCTGACTGGCTGATCCCTTCGCACTGGAGTTAACCGGATAACCAAATTTATAAATAATTAAAATATGGACAGCAGAATGAAAACGATATCAAATAACGGCTAGTTGCAACAGATTTAAGCGGAATTGACCACAAACATATTCAGATCGATGCATGTATTTTTAAATATTTTATATTTGTTATCAATATTAATACTTTAGATAAAAGATAAAAATTAAATTATTTTTAAAATATTGTCAATAGAATCTCAGAGTGATTATAGGGTCTTCAGCAATTCTAATTATGGCATAAGCCTGATTTGGATTTAAGATTCCAAAATAATCATATTTTTGAGCAGGAATCATAACATTTCGTAATTAAATTAAATAATAATTCTGGACGCGCATCGCTATCCTTGATAATAGAAACCGGTTAGGTAGCTCTCTGATATTTCATATATTTCTTTCGATAAATCATATTTAAGACGTTTAAAAGGGGATTGAAATGAATTCAGCCCGGTATGTTTACTCAGAAGATAAGACTCGAAAGACTGAAAAAGATCGTAGTGATCATAAAAGCTTACCTATTGTTAATTCTTATAACGAGTGGGATTTGTTGGAGGAAATCGTAGTCGGTCGAATTGAAGAGAGTATATATCCTCAGCATCATTTTTATATGAAGGGGGGCATACCCAGCGATCTTTATAATCTTCTCATTTTATTAGGGGGGAAAAAAAGACGCCCCAAAAAATATTTTGTTGAACCGGCTCAGAAGGAGTTGGATGAATTTATTCGTATCCTTGAAGGAGAAGGCGTAACGGTCAGAAGACCGGAGGTTATTGATCATGGTAAAAAATATAAGACACCTCTCTGGTCTTCTAAAGGTCATACCACGGCTTGTCCCAGGGATTGTTTCCTGGTCATTGGTAATGAAATAATAGAAGCACCCATGTCATGGAGAAATCGATATTTTGAGCGGCATGCATACTATTCGTTGTTTAAAGAGTATTTTGATCAGGGAGCGAAATGGACATCGCCGCCAAAACCACCTTTGCGTGATTCTTTGTACAATTATGATTATGCTAATCCTGTGGAAGAACGGAGTGAAGAAGATGGATTTATAATAAATGAGTCGGAAATTGTGTTCGATGCGGCTGATTTTGCGCGATGCGGCAAGGATATTTTTGTTACTAAAAGCAATGCAACGAATGATGCCGGTATTGAATGGGTCCGACGCCATTTGGGAGATGATTATAATGTTCATGTTCTTTTAAGTCGCGACCCGAAGGCGTTGCATATCGACACAACGTTCGTGCCCCTTGCGCCGGGAAAGGCGCTGATAAATCCTTACTATTTAGACACAAAAAACCTACCGTCCGTTCTTAAATCCTGGGATTTACTGGTAGCGCCGGATCCGGATATCGTAAAAGGCGGGACGCTTGGTGGCATATTTAATGAATATACGGCAATGACCAGCATGTGGATCAATATGAATGTGTTAATGCTTGATGAGAAACGTTTAATTTGTGAAGCCTCTCAGGTTACAATGAATAAAGCATTTGAAGACTGGGGATTTAAGATCATACCCTGTAACTTTCTTAATTTCAGCCCATACGGAGGGACTTTCCATTGTGCTACGCTTGATATCAGGCGTCGTGGAAAATTAGAATCTTATTTTTAAAAGAAGCGAAAGGGTCAAGAGTAGGACTTCCATGAAAGCTTACAGGATCAAAAGCAACAAAACTATCAAGCCGTTCGGTGATCATCCACTGGACTGCCTCATCCATAACCGCTCTCTTGCGGATACTCAGAAAGAAATTCTGCTTGAACTGGGTATAGAACTCCAGCCTGAACCTTATTCGGGACAGATTGACGATCCGGACGAACATATCTTTTTTGAAGACAGCCTCTTTTTTTCCCCTGAGGTCATGCAACAATTTATTAAAGAATCACGAAAGCTTAAACGTCCAACTATTTGCGCCATGAAGACGGGTCTTTTTACGCTTCGAAGCATACTCCCCACCCAGGATATAAAAAAATTTCCTGACAGAGTTGAATATGGCCTTCACTACATGCCCGCTAAAGAACGAAGAGGGGAATTCAAACCGCTTGTGCCGGAACCGCTTGTGATAGATCCGGACCAGTTCTCAGAAGTTACCCCCTTGCCGGAACACGTCACGGACACTAAAGAATTTCGCTTTCCATATACAGATTCCATAATTATTCAGATTGATCACTGGGCAAATCTATGGGCAGCGAATATATTTGTCTTATTTTCAGAGCTCGCACGTCTGAGAAAGGCTTCTCCTCTTAAACTTTTAATTCTGGCCTTAAGGGCTCGCTCCGTTAATAAATGGAAGATACTGAACAAGACAAATAAGATTGGCCGTAACTGTGATATTCACCCCACTGCTTATATTGAAGGAAGTACAATAAATGACAATGTTACCATTGGCGCCGGTTCAGTCATAAGGATGTCAAAAATCGGAGCTGGCACCAGTATCGGCAGCAATTCCACGATAGAATTTTCTGTGCTTGGTGAAGGATGTGTTATCGACTCCATGGCCGGCGCGTTTTCCTCCGTCATGTACCCAGGCGCTGTTTCCTCATCCAAATTTTTATTTACCAGCTTATGCGGAAAAAATTCATTCCTGGCTGACGGGGTAATTGTCTCCGACTATCGCTTTGATGGCAAAAATATATCCGTTATGAAAAACGGCAATCCTGTTGACACGGGAAGTCTTGCGCTGGGCATTTGTTTGGGGCATGATGTTTATCTGGGTGGCGGGTGTATTTCAGAGCCGGGAAGAATGATTCCGAACGGCTTGAGACTAACGCCTGAAAAAGCCCGTACGATTGGCAAGTGTGGGATCAAAGGAGACATACCAGGATATCAACGTGTCAAAAAAATAGCAAAACATGACATAAAAATTTAGGCGATATTCTTTTTGCTCATTTTTTTATACGTGTGATCACAAAATGGATCGCCTTTTTCAAGTGTAAATTTACGTTCAAATATAATATTGGGCTGGTATTTTTGACAATAAACGATATCAGCATCGCAGAAAGCCTTCGCAAGCCTGCTCATACCTAAAAGTTTGGCAACCTCAACAAATTGACAAACCGTCACCTTGAACTTTACCATATCAGGCGCATCAATCGTTACTTCTGATTTTTCAAATGGAATTTTCGATACCGTTTCTTTCATTTTAGAGCTGAAAACAGAGAATTCTTCATCTTTTTGTAAAGTGGGGATATGGGATGATAAAGAATTTGCGCCGATCGTAACAATTTTTTTATAAAAAAAATCATTCACCCTGTTTTTACTAAAAAAATATTTGGTGGTGTGATATACACAGGCAAAAGGGGAAAATACCATTATCAAAAACATTTTTTTAAATATCATACAGGTATAAACCTATTCCAAGTCGACGGCACCAGATACTTTGCGCCAAAGGTCACCGGAAGAGCGATTACCAAAGTACGAAATAATTGCTCCCAACAGATCTTTCGTTTCTGTGTATGAAGTAATTGCTCTTTTCAGCGATGTTAATCTTGATGAAGTGTCTCTGTAAACCTGGGCAACGCCTTCACGCAGCTGATCAGGTGTCATGTTCTTCGGTTTATATAAAACTTTTGTGAAATCCAAATACTGCCAATCGTGAGGATAATTTTTGCATAATAGCCTTCCTTCCTTCTCAAGTCTTTCAAATAGTCTTGTACCCGGAAAAGGGTTTAGAATTGAGAGTTGTGCCGTATCTATCTTTGACTCTAAAATAAAATCCGTTGTTCTTTGAAAAATATCCGGATAATCATTATCATTACCCATAACAAATGATCCAATTATAAGTCCAATGCCGTTGTCATGGATTTTTTGTACAACCTCTTTATAATGATCCACACCCATTTTTAAATTTCTGGTTTTCTTGATTTCTTTAAGTGATTCTTCGTTGAGGGATTCAAAACCGATGAAACAGCTTGAGCAGCCGGCTTTTTTAGCCCATTTTAAAACTTCCGGATTGTTTACAAAATCAATTCCAACGTAACAACCCCATCGTTTTTTTATTCCTCTGTCAACCATGCCTTTAAACAAACGAATCGCTCTTTCTTCTGCCTTTTTTCCATGACCCAGAATATTGTTATCTGAAAACATGAAAAACTTTCGGGGTAGTTTTTCCAGTTCATCTAGTACATCTTCAACAGGTCTTTGTCTGTACTTGTGCCCATTAAATAACCCTACAGTACAGAACTCACAATCATTGGGGCAGCCTCTGGACGTTTCCACTGTAAACAATTTATATTTTCTAGAGTAGAGATCCGTTCTGGGGTGAACTTGATTTTCCAGAGAAATAAGTTCTGACGTGTACCGCTTTTTCATTTCATTTTTTTCAAAATCTTTTAATACAGTTCCCCATACTGATTCCGCCTCACCTATAACAACCGTATCAACATACTGTGCGGCTTCATCCGGCAGCATTGAGACATGCACGCCGCCGATAACTGTTTTTATTCCTTTTCGCCTGTAAATCTCAGATACTTCATATGCTCTGGGAGCAGTACAGGTGTAAGTGGTTATCGCGACAAGGTCAGCCTCCTCAAAAGTTAAGTCCTCAATATTTTCATCCATAATTTTTATATCCCAATTGGGAGGCGTCAGTGCAGCAAGGTACCCTAAACTTGATGATGGAATTGTGATCAGATTGGCCAGATTTGGTTTTTTGCTTTGAGCCGGATTTATTAATAATAATTTTTTTTTCATTGTTTTTCTCTATCCCTTAAGGCTTGTCTTTATTATAGCATCGCATTGGCTTATGATGAACGATCATCTCAAACGAGCACCGGTTACAGTTATCACAGGTAATGGGATCTTTTTCTCCTTTTTCAAATTGGTTGACTATGTTGGGTTGACGAATAAAGGGACGGGATAAAGAAATAAAATCCGCATCCTTGTTTTTAAGTATATTTTCCATTGTTTCTCTGCGGCGTATGCCACCGACAGAAATAACCGGTACGTTGACCTTTTTCTTGACAGCTGTCGCAAAAGGCAGAAAATAGGCCTCGCTAAATTTCGCATTTTTTCGCAATTTTTTTTCGAACGAAAACCGGATGAGGATTTTTTCAATAATATTCCGGTTTTTCATCAGCAGATCTCTGGGGATGTCTCCACGGATAGTGGAAAATCCGGTTTCGCCAATGCCACCGCTCACTTCAATGGCATCTATTCCCAGTTCATCCAGTTTTTCACACACTGCCAATGACTGATCAATGGTTACACCATTTGGAAAGCAGTCTTCTCCATTTATTTTAATCAGAACGGGGTAATCCGGGCCAACGGTTTCGCGGATTAATTCATACACCCTTATCAGAAACCGCATTCGATTATCCAAAGAACCTCCCCATTCGTCTTTCCGGCGGTTGGTGTGACAGGAGAGGAATTGATTAATCATATATCCATGTGCAGCATGGATCTGTACACCATCAAATCCGGCTTCCTTTACCCGTCGTGCAGCGTCTCCATAAGCAGTTATGGTTTCTTCGATTTCTTTTAGAGACATCTGTCTGGGTTTGACAAGCGACATCATATCGCGAACCGCTGATGGTGCAATCGGTTTTTGTTTAATGAAATTGGGATAACATTGTCGACCCGCGTGATTAATCTGGGCAACGATTTTAGCGCCGTGCTCATGAACGGTTTTTACAACTTTTCTGAGATCATCCACAATTTCATCTCTATGCATAACGATACTTCTCGGCAGCGCCTGACCGATCGGATTCACATAGAAATTTCCGGTAATGATAAGCCCAACACCCCCTCTTGCCAGCTGTCGATAAGCCTTGAGATATTTATCTGTCACGCGACCGTCATCTGTTGCAAGCAGTTCGGCGGTTGCTGACCTGACAAATCGATTTTTAATATTCATCTGTCCGATTGTGCCGGGTTCAAATAATGTGGTCATTATTTATTTCTATTCCCATTATCAATCATTTGTTTTAATTTCTATGTAAATTCGGGGACACCATACCAATTTCATCGATGGAAGGGAAAATTAGTATGGTGTCTTCCGATTTTTATCAATGCGGATATTTCCGAAATCTAATAATTCCAGCCGAAAACCCCGAACGCGAGGATGTTCATGATCGCCGGCACGGCATAGATAATCGACAGGGTGATTATTTTGCTCTTCATTGACTTGAGGCTGATCACCAGGATGATCGCACAGAAGAAGTGAAAATAGCCAAAGAAAAAGATCAGCCAGATGCCCTTGAAGGAAAGATACCAGAACGGGTATTCCCAAACCAGGTGCCCGCCGATATTGAGAAGACATTCGACAAAAACGGCAAATGCGGAAAAACCTACGGCCCAGAACCATTTTTCCGGAATACCTATTATTTTTTCCGTCGTGCTCTCCGAAAGCGTGTGATAATAAACAATGCCCGCCAGCAGAAACATGAAAATGATTTCAATATTCCAGCCGACCATGACCCGCAGGGCTGTTTCGCCGGGGGTTGTCCATAAGGCCGATCGCTGGGTGAAATGCATGACCCATCCATTCCAGGTCTCATTGAAAAAATCGACGCCAAACAGGGTAAGGCCTGCAAAAACTGCATTCCAGTTGCCGGATAAGCGGGCCTGCTTGATTTCCTTTGCGTAAATGTACATCACGATCATAAGCAGCGGTATGACGTACCACTTTACCGTTGAAAGATCCCTTATGCCGCTTAACGCCTGAATCGTTGCATCTGTCATGTGAGTCCCCCTTATGGCTGAAGGTATGATGAATCGGGAAGAGGCAGAAGATCAGAGATTACTCCGGCACAGTCCCCGCAAAACAAGCACTACTCCCAAAGTTCGAGTTATCTGAAGATTTATTCAACTTATACGCCAACGCTGAAGGTAACCGGCGCCGCCAATGAACTTGCCGTGAAGCGCGGCGAGCCTTTCCGGCCTCCGGTTTACTGACTGGTTGGGCTGGGGGAATTTCGCTCTTCAAGCCACCTTTTCAGAGAATCTTGACTTCCCCCGGATGGTTTTCCTTAATAATAAGAAGAAGTTGCTTCAATTCGAGTCGATTGAAACCGCGGCTGTTTTGGAGCCGGGGAGGGTCAAGCCAATATTTTGCCACTTTTTCGTCTCGTTCGACTTTCGCCTTTTGCTCCTTTTCCGGCTTTAATTCTGTTTTGGCCTGAGCTTCCAGTTTTTCTTTCAACTGCTGGTAGGCCTGGTCCCCATCCCGAAAATTATTGACATACATATATTATATGCATATTATAAATTATGCAAGTAACATGGGATCCCAAAAAAGCTGAAAGCAACTTCAAAAAACATAAAATCCGCTTTTCCGATGCAGAAATGGTACTTTATGACCCATTTGCCATGACATTAGAGGAGCAAGTCGTTGCAGCCCAACAACGGTTTGTAAGCATTGGCTCGGATGCAGTTGGCCGGACAATTGTGATTGTTTATTTATATCG comes from the Desulfobacterales bacterium genome and includes:
- a CDS encoding radical SAM protein, which gives rise to MKKKLLLINPAQSKKPNLANLITIPSSSLGYLAALTPPNWDIKIMDENIEDLTFEEADLVAITTYTCTAPRAYEVSEIYRRKGIKTVIGGVHVSMLPDEAAQYVDTVVIGEAESVWGTVLKDFEKNEMKKRYTSELISLENQVHPRTDLYSRKYKLFTVETSRGCPNDCEFCTVGLFNGHKYRQRPVEDVLDELEKLPRKFFMFSDNNILGHGKKAEERAIRLFKGMVDRGIKKRWGCYVGIDFVNNPEVLKWAKKAGCSSCFIGFESLNEESLKEIKKTRNLKMGVDHYKEVVQKIHDNGIGLIIGSFVMGNDNDYPDIFQRTTDFILESKIDTAQLSILNPFPGTRLFERLEKEGRLLCKNYPHDWQYLDFTKVLYKPKNMTPDQLREGVAQVYRDTSSRLTSLKRAITSYTETKDLLGAIISYFGNRSSGDLWRKVSGAVDLE
- a CDS encoding BrnT family toxin produces the protein MQVTWDPKKAESNFKKHKIRFSDAEMVLYDPFAMTLEEQVVAAQQRFVSIGSDAVGRTIVIVYLYRAGTIRLISARKATPSERKQYEKGI
- a CDS encoding NADH:flavin oxidoreductase is translated as MTTLFEPGTIGQMNIKNRFVRSATAELLATDDGRVTDKYLKAYRQLARGGVGLIITGNFYVNPIGQALPRSIVMHRDEIVDDLRKVVKTVHEHGAKIVAQINHAGRQCYPNFIKQKPIAPSAVRDMMSLVKPRQMSLKEIEETITAYGDAARRVKEAGFDGVQIHAAHGYMINQFLSCHTNRRKDEWGGSLDNRMRFLIRVYELIRETVGPDYPVLIKINGEDCFPNGVTIDQSLAVCEKLDELGIDAIEVSGGIGETGFSTIRGDIPRDLLMKNRNIIEKILIRFSFEKKLRKNAKFSEAYFLPFATAVKKKVNVPVISVGGIRRRETMENILKNKDADFISLSRPFIRQPNIVNQFEKGEKDPITCDNCNRCSFEMIVHHKPMRCYNKDKP
- a CDS encoding L-2-amino-thiazoline-4-carboxylic acid hydrolase, producing the protein MIFKKMFLIMVFSPFACVYHTTKYFFSKNRVNDFFYKKIVTIGANSLSSHIPTLQKDEEFSVFSSKMKETVSKIPFEKSEVTIDAPDMVKFKVTVCQFVEVAKLLGMSRLAKAFCDADIVYCQKYQPNIIFERKFTLEKGDPFCDHTYKKMSKKNIA
- a CDS encoding aminotransferase class I/II-fold pyridoxal phosphate-dependent enzyme, whose amino-acid sequence is MNNRLFDEIDKLIDLSWMQEKQYVKYGEMQYALLGYNDLDIAKWESAHGKPIIDTRSNDYLSIQKLSEALEAKISQVPKEVHVSSALFQDRQGGSVKDSLKQILGSESIMLVKSGTEANLIATDMLAHKNIPVYFDKHSHASTRGGFNMARGRMLLDKYLKVDVENALNALEKSNTSEEDICRIIQKPLLRILESVGFYSFNHNDYDHLNEQIKKHGPGIVFTEGLFSVYGDLLKPEIAEIAKKHDCALVLDESHSLFGTATSDLTINRNLQAKADILTASLSKAGCSLLGVIGLQPEFFEKRYIYLEKKLKRTLTDTERERAKLALFNLFRRSIFYVFSNAPSDIEESGLQARIDFLLQSPERRAILLDKTKYIREKIRNAGIKLLSESPMMFFEVGSEPDSVEFRNYLIEQHGIIGSLYIPPATPINAAGLRACVNYHICNDNEQVERFIYGIIDAHKKIKFDNKCRKKNELYF